The following are encoded together in the Choloepus didactylus isolate mChoDid1 chromosome 7, mChoDid1.pri, whole genome shotgun sequence genome:
- the LOC119540868 gene encoding olfactory receptor 14A16-like, translating to MPAVLTNKTAATEFILMVFSTNQNMYILHSVLFAFMYLWALIGNVLIITIITFDQHLHIPMYFLLKNLSLLDLCLISTTVPKSTVNSLTHNKSISFPGCVTQVFLVVFSAMAEMFLLTVMSFDRYAAVCHPLHYEVIMNMDTCVQMAAVSWLGGGLISVMHTAGTFSLSFCGSNEVHQFFCDIPKLLAISCSESLIREIVPILISVVLCVCSFIFITVSYIYIFSTVQKIPTTEGQSKAYSTCLPHLVVVVLFLSTGFTAYLKPTSGSTSIFDLVISMFYTVIPPTLNPIIYSLRNKALKMALGMLMEGKLIKK from the coding sequence ATGCCTGCAGTATTGACAAATAAAACCGCTGCAACTGAATTTATCCTCATGGTATTTTCTACCAATCAAAATATGTACATTTTGCATTCAGTGCTATTTGCCTTCATGTATTTGTGGGCCCTGATTGGGAATGTTCTCATTATCACAATCATAACTTTCGACCAGCACCTCCACATCCCCATGTACTTCCTCCTGAAGAATTTATCCTTGTTGGATCTCTGCCTCATTTCCACCAcagtccccaaatccactgtCAACTCCTTGACCCACAACAAATCCATCTCCTTCCCTGGCTGTGTCACCCAAGTCTTTTTGGTGGTTTTCTCAGCAATGGCTGAGATGTTCCTCCTCACAGTGATGTCCTTTGACCGCTATGCTGCTGTCTGCCATCCTCTGCACTATGAAGTCATCATGAACATGGACACATGTGTGCAGATGGCAGCTGTGTCCTGGCTGGGTGGGGGTCTGATTTCTGTGATGCACACAGCTGGTACcttctctttatcattttgtGGGTCCAACGAGGTCCATCAGTTCTTCTGTGATATCCCCAAATTATTAGCTATTTCTTGTTCAGAAAGTTTAATAAGAGAAATTGTGCCCATCCTCATTAGCGTGGTATTGTGTGTCTGCAGTTTTATTTTCATCACTGTTTCCTACATCTACATCTTCTCCACTGTCCAGAAGATTCCAACAACAGAAGGCCAGTCAAAAGCCTACTCCACTTGCCTTCCACActtggtggtggttgttttatttctctccacTGGCTTCACTGCTTATCTAAAGCCAACTTCAGGGTCCACCTCTATTTTTGACCTTGTGATTTCTATGTTCTACACTGTGATACCCCCAACCCTGAATCCGATCATATACAGTCTAAGAAACAAGGCCCTGAAGATGGCTCTGGGTATGTTGATGGAGGGAAAGCTCATCAAAAAGTAA